One Sodalinema gerasimenkoae IPPAS B-353 DNA segment encodes these proteins:
- the glyQ gene encoding glycine--tRNA ligase subunit alpha encodes MNFQNLILTLHQFWSDRGCAIAQPYDTEKGAGTMNPHTFLRAIGPEPWAVGYVEPCRRPTDGRYGENPNRYQHYYQYQVLIKPSPDNIQDLYLDSLRALGIRPEDRDIRFVEDNWESPTLGAWGVGWEVWLDGMEITQFTYFQQCGGIDCKPVAIEITYGLERLAMYLQEVEAFTEIQWADNLSYGDVHLQGEIEQCTYNFEASNPEMLFTLFGLYEQEAEQLTQRGLVAPSLDYVLKCSHTFNLLDARGVISVTERTRYIGRIRNLARRVAHLYLKQREELGFPLAQEVLAKSA; translated from the coding sequence ATGAACTTTCAAAACCTGATCCTGACCCTACACCAGTTTTGGAGCGATCGCGGCTGTGCGATCGCCCAACCCTACGACACAGAAAAGGGGGCAGGAACCATGAACCCTCATACCTTCCTCCGGGCGATCGGCCCCGAACCCTGGGCGGTGGGCTATGTCGAACCCTGTCGCCGCCCTACAGACGGACGCTATGGGGAAAATCCCAACCGCTATCAACATTATTATCAGTACCAAGTCCTGATCAAACCCTCCCCGGACAATATCCAAGACCTCTATCTAGACTCCCTGCGGGCCCTAGGGATTCGCCCCGAAGACCGGGATATCCGCTTCGTAGAAGATAACTGGGAGTCTCCGACGCTGGGGGCCTGGGGCGTGGGTTGGGAAGTCTGGCTAGATGGGATGGAAATTACCCAATTTACCTATTTCCAACAATGTGGCGGCATTGACTGCAAACCCGTTGCCATTGAGATTACCTATGGCTTAGAACGTCTGGCGATGTATCTACAAGAAGTCGAGGCGTTTACCGAGATTCAATGGGCCGACAACCTCAGTTATGGGGATGTTCACCTACAAGGGGAGATTGAACAATGTACCTACAACTTTGAAGCCTCCAACCCAGAGATGTTGTTTACCCTGTTTGGGTTATACGAACAGGAAGCCGAACAACTGACGCAGCGAGGATTAGTGGCCCCCAGTCTCGATTATGTCCTCAAATGTTCTCACACCTTCAACCTCCTCGATGCCCGAGGGGTAATTTCGGTGACGGAACGGACTCGTTATATTGGTCGGATTCGCAATTTAGCCCGACGGGTGGCTCATTTGTATCTCAAGCAGCGAGAGGAGTTGGGCTTTCCTCTCGCTCAGGAGGTTCTAGCCAAGTCGGCATAA
- a CDS encoding DUF4351 domain-containing protein, giving the protein MAKVADIGSKRLIGLAPETWVKWVTQQENLIVQDFLNSDFQWVSRENDVLLRVQSPEYGEFLVLNEIQLRCDPRMPRRIRAYVALAEERYNLPIYPVLVNILPPSGNPEIPTSYRSEFLGLQAVQEYRVINLWEVDVEIVFRDRLSALLPFVPVLRGRNQPDVIRQAVGALRKDEELQELEPLLSFFASFVLESDLVRQIMRWDMVVLRESPWYQEILKEGLQQGLQQGLQQGQMQGQIQVVMRQLSRRLGDIPPDLRQQIEGLSEGEIDELLEASLTTFSSLEDLRTWLNQVNR; this is encoded by the coding sequence ATGGCTAAAGTTGCCGATATTGGCAGTAAACGACTGATTGGCTTAGCCCCGGAAACTTGGGTCAAGTGGGTGACGCAGCAAGAGAATCTGATCGTCCAGGATTTTCTCAACTCTGATTTTCAATGGGTCAGTCGGGAGAATGATGTACTGTTGCGAGTCCAAAGTCCCGAATATGGAGAATTTCTGGTTCTCAACGAAATCCAACTGCGTTGTGATCCTCGAATGCCGCGACGAATCCGGGCCTACGTCGCACTCGCTGAAGAGCGATATAATTTACCCATATATCCGGTTCTGGTGAATATCTTGCCCCCTTCAGGCAACCCTGAGATTCCCACAAGCTACCGTTCAGAGTTTCTAGGACTGCAAGCGGTTCAGGAGTATCGGGTGATTAACTTATGGGAGGTGGATGTGGAGATAGTCTTCCGCGATCGCCTTTCCGCCTTGCTTCCCTTTGTGCCGGTGTTGCGGGGAAGAAACCAACCGGATGTGATTCGACAAGCGGTGGGAGCGTTGAGGAAGGATGAAGAGTTACAGGAACTCGAACCCCTCCTCTCGTTTTTCGCATCCTTTGTCCTGGAATCGGATCTTGTTCGACAAATCATGAGGTGGGATATGGTGGTATTAAGAGAATCACCCTGGTATCAGGAAATTTTGAAAGAAGGACTGCAACAGGGACTGCAACAGGGACTGCAACAGGGACAGATGCAGGGACAGATACAGGTCGTGATGCGGCAACTGTCTCGCCGCCTGGGAGATATTCCCCCAGATCTGCGTCAACAGATTGAGGGCCTGTCAGAAGGCGAAATTGATGAGCTTTTAGAGGCTTCCCTGACAACGTTCAGCAGTTTAGAGGACTTGCGGACTTGGTTAAATCAAGTCAACCGCTAA